In Halogeometricum borinquense DSM 11551, a single genomic region encodes these proteins:
- a CDS encoding VOC family protein, whose amino-acid sequence MAELRAHHVGITVSDLENAVEFYQETLDLTLLDRFTVSGENFSTAVGVDGATGQFAHLEADGVRVELIEYEPEGASRGEASINRPGTAHLGLTVEDIDSFYESLPNSVESVSRPQTTDTGSRILFVRDPEGNLIELLEK is encoded by the coding sequence ATGGCAGAACTTCGCGCACATCATGTTGGAATCACGGTTTCAGACCTCGAAAACGCCGTCGAGTTCTATCAAGAGACGCTCGATCTCACGCTTCTGGACCGGTTCACCGTCTCCGGTGAGAATTTCTCAACTGCAGTCGGTGTCGATGGAGCGACCGGACAGTTCGCCCACCTCGAGGCTGATGGTGTCCGCGTCGAACTCATTGAATACGAACCCGAGGGTGCGAGTCGTGGAGAGGCGAGCATCAACCGTCCGGGGACGGCACACCTCGGACTCACTGTTGAAGATATTGACTCGTTCTACGAGTCGTTGCCAAACTCGGTGGAGTCGGTGAGCAGACCCCAGACGACGGACACTGGAAGTCGGATTTTGTTTGTCCGTGACCCAGAAGGGAACTTGATAGAACTGTTAGAGAAGTAA